The following coding sequences are from one Thermostaphylospora chromogena window:
- a CDS encoding SCO4848 family membrane protein: protein MSRRIAAFLLGLAAFMVFEWINLAFNLADGHDTAFYVVHGILIAVNVVLGLVLGVIGWRGLRAGAAAPERVRESVREG, encoded by the coding sequence ATGTCACGAAGGATTGCGGCGTTTCTGCTTGGTCTTGCCGCGTTCATGGTCTTCGAGTGGATCAACCTCGCGTTCAACCTCGCCGATGGCCATGACACCGCCTTCTACGTGGTGCACGGCATCCTGATCGCGGTGAACGTCGTGCTCGGCCTGGTGCTCGGCGTGATCGGCTGGCGCGGACTGCGCGCGGGCGCGGCGGCGCCCGAGCGCGTCCGTGAGTCCGTCAGGGAGGGCTGA
- a CDS encoding peptide ligase PGM1-related protein — protein MLFLLLTLREPGVRVIYLSTEPVDPEIVEYYLGFLDDPESARSRLHMVDLGGGRDVEPLTRAVLERPDVIARLRELTGPDAWLVPFVVSEDEQRLSQALSIPIYGPPLHLAGLGSKTGARVAGEAAGVPMARGFADLWSLPEVEQAARALAPANRLMVKLNDGYSGLGNALVSTLAGVPLTESPTSFSSAEETWASFAEKISQRGAVVEEFIEERPLHSPSALARITPGGRWDIVATHDQVLGGPNSDVYLGCTFPARDEYRAVVTQSAAAISRVLAERGVIGLFGMDFFATRSGDGYRALLCEINLRIGGTTHPFGAALLTTGGSYDAATGTLVAEGRRKYYTATDNCSSSWLRGRTPGDVVRLLDALGLGFDRTRRTGNVLHLMGAIPRYGKVGFTSIGDSREEASELHEATVKALSG, from the coding sequence ATGCTCTTCCTCCTGCTCACCCTGCGTGAACCCGGGGTACGGGTGATCTATCTGTCCACCGAGCCGGTGGACCCCGAGATCGTGGAGTACTACCTCGGCTTCCTCGACGACCCCGAATCCGCCAGGAGCCGGCTGCACATGGTGGACCTCGGCGGCGGCCGGGATGTCGAACCCCTGACCCGAGCGGTGCTGGAGCGGCCCGACGTCATCGCGCGGCTGCGTGAGCTGACCGGTCCGGACGCGTGGCTGGTGCCGTTCGTGGTGAGCGAGGACGAGCAGCGGCTGTCCCAGGCGCTGTCCATCCCGATCTACGGGCCGCCGCTCCACCTGGCCGGCCTGGGATCCAAGACGGGGGCCCGTGTCGCGGGGGAGGCGGCGGGGGTCCCCATGGCGCGCGGCTTCGCCGACCTGTGGTCGCTGCCGGAGGTCGAGCAGGCCGCCCGGGCGCTCGCCCCGGCGAACCGGCTGATGGTCAAGCTCAACGACGGCTACTCGGGGCTGGGCAACGCACTGGTCTCCACGCTCGCCGGAGTGCCGCTCACCGAGTCGCCCACCAGCTTCTCGTCCGCCGAGGAGACCTGGGCGAGCTTCGCGGAGAAGATCAGCCAGCGCGGCGCGGTCGTCGAGGAGTTCATCGAAGAACGCCCGCTGCACTCCCCCAGCGCGCTGGCCCGGATCACACCCGGCGGCCGCTGGGACATAGTGGCGACCCACGACCAGGTGCTCGGCGGTCCCAACTCCGACGTCTACCTCGGCTGCACCTTCCCGGCCAGGGACGAGTACCGCGCCGTGGTGACGCAGAGCGCCGCCGCGATCAGCCGGGTGCTCGCCGAGCGCGGCGTCATCGGCCTGTTCGGAATGGATTTCTTCGCCACGCGGTCCGGCGACGGCTACCGCGCGCTGCTGTGCGAGATCAACCTGCGCATCGGCGGCACGACCCACCCCTTCGGCGCCGCCCTGCTGACCACCGGCGGATCCTACGACGCCGCCACCGGAACGCTGGTGGCCGAAGGGCGCAGGAAGTACTACACGGCGACCGACAACTGCTCCTCGTCCTGGCTGAGGGGCAGGACACCGGGCGACGTGGTGCGGCTGCTGGACGCGCTGGGACTGGGGTTCGACCGGACCCGCCGCACCGGGAACGTGCTGCACCTGATGGGGGCGATCCCGCGCTACGGGAAGGTCGGGTTCACCAGCATCGGCGACTCCCGCGAGGAGGCGTCCGAACTGCACGAGGCCACGGTGAAGGCCCTGTCCGGCTGA
- a CDS encoding amidohydrolase, protein MRARDLRGELDAFLAEVEPELVDFRRDLHMHPELAFAEYRTTQRIAARLSAAGLEPAVLPKGTGLICDVGSGDGPTIALRADIDALALPDEKDVPYRSTVPGVCHACGHDVHTTVVLGAALFLARQAEAGLLPGRVRMIFQPAEELPGGALEIMAAGGLTGVDRIFGLHCDPKVDVGQVGLRVGAITSACDKIAVHVAGPGGHTARPHLTADLVFALAKILTELPAALSRRVDPRSSLSLVWGHVRAGTVANAIPDEGVAEGTVRCLDEAAWNDAPKLIESLLGSVASAYGVDSRIEYVRGVPPVVNDEVSVRMFTEAAERVLGEGSVVPTEQSLGGDDFGWYLESTPGAYARLGVRKPGSGEQLDIHQGTFDVDEACIGMGVRFMAAAALTALWEDRRLSPSTGQVAEALT, encoded by the coding sequence ATGCGGGCACGTGATCTGCGAGGAGAGCTCGACGCCTTCCTCGCCGAGGTCGAGCCTGAACTGGTCGATTTCCGGCGTGACCTGCACATGCACCCGGAGCTGGCCTTCGCCGAGTACCGCACCACGCAGCGCATCGCGGCCAGGCTCTCCGCCGCCGGCCTGGAGCCCGCCGTCCTGCCCAAGGGCACCGGTCTCATCTGCGACGTGGGCAGCGGCGACGGTCCCACCATCGCGCTGCGCGCCGACATCGACGCCCTGGCGCTGCCCGACGAGAAGGACGTGCCGTACCGCTCCACCGTGCCCGGCGTGTGCCACGCCTGCGGCCACGACGTGCACACCACGGTCGTGCTCGGCGCCGCGCTCTTCCTCGCCCGGCAGGCCGAGGCGGGCCTGCTCCCCGGACGGGTCCGGATGATCTTCCAGCCCGCTGAGGAGCTGCCCGGCGGTGCCCTGGAGATCATGGCCGCCGGCGGCCTCACCGGTGTCGACCGCATCTTCGGCCTGCACTGCGACCCCAAGGTCGACGTCGGCCAGGTCGGCCTGCGGGTGGGCGCCATCACCTCCGCCTGCGACAAGATCGCGGTCCACGTGGCCGGTCCCGGAGGCCACACCGCGCGGCCCCACCTCACCGCCGATCTCGTCTTCGCCCTCGCCAAGATCCTCACCGAGCTGCCCGCCGCGCTTTCCCGACGGGTCGACCCCCGCTCCTCCCTGAGCCTGGTCTGGGGGCACGTCCGAGCCGGCACGGTCGCCAACGCGATCCCCGACGAGGGCGTGGCCGAGGGCACCGTGCGCTGCCTGGACGAGGCGGCCTGGAACGACGCGCCCAAGCTGATCGAGTCGCTGCTCGGCTCCGTCGCCTCCGCCTACGGCGTCGACAGCAGGATCGAGTACGTCCGCGGCGTGCCGCCGGTGGTCAACGACGAGGTGAGCGTGCGGATGTTCACCGAGGCGGCCGAGCGGGTGCTCGGCGAGGGGTCCGTGGTCCCCACCGAGCAGAGCCTCGGCGGCGACGACTTCGGGTGGTACCTGGAGTCGACCCCCGGCGCCTACGCCCGGCTCGGCGTGCGCAAGCCGGGCTCCGGCGAGCAGCTCGACATCCACCAGGGCACCTTCGACGTGGACGAGGCCTGCATCGGCATGGGCGTGCGGTTCATGGCCGCCGCCGCCCTCACCGCCCTGTGGGAGGACCGCCGTCTGAGCCCGTCCACCGGTCAGGTCGCCGAGGCCCTGACCTGA
- a CDS encoding Xaa-Pro dipeptidyl-peptidase, translating to MRSRTAKLLAPALPLAVITTLAAGTVPPAAAPPPAIVVEDGATQPVFSRADAIVETVFVEVAGVDSDADGAPDRVAVDIMRPRETERGLKVPVILEASPYYAGGNDDVAFHDVDIDGEDARAMPTTARDKLKMLREAGVTADAAEPFDGYYDNYFVPRGYAVALVESLGTGRSTGCPTTGDRNETLGPKAVIDWLNGRARGFSPDGTPVRADWSTGNVGMIGVSYNGTLPNAVATTGVKGLKTIVPIAAISSWYDYYRANGGVLAPGGYQGEDADVLARYVLTRENGRQVCGDLIDRIEQEQDRTTGDYSPFWDARNYLNDVRNVRASVFLVHGLNDWNVKTKQAAQWWHALQRNGVPRKIWLSQGAHTSPLNVRPEEWMRQLHAWFDHWLHGIRNGIMREPQADVEIAPGRWVTHRSWPPPGTLPLSAPLGRKGTDAFTDQRTRTAQELAAAPETPDDNRLAYLSPVLEHDVRISGTPTIEVRASFTDGRSPYLTALLVDYGTDTRTDGALRRTGEEYCYGEGVPGDTGCVPRYEYVTAEAPFKIVSRGWLDVRNRHRPDRTDPITPGRAYDFRWDLQPQDYVFKAGHRIGVVLISTDYEYTLRYPPGTRVTVWPGRSRLHLPVTPDGGRVPRLTLSAPPADGG from the coding sequence ATGCGAAGCCGGACGGCCAAGCTCCTGGCCCCCGCCCTCCCGCTGGCCGTGATCACCACCCTGGCCGCGGGCACGGTACCGCCGGCGGCGGCTCCCCCACCCGCCATCGTGGTCGAGGACGGCGCCACCCAACCGGTGTTCTCCCGCGCCGACGCCATCGTCGAGACGGTGTTCGTCGAGGTGGCGGGCGTGGACAGCGACGCCGACGGCGCACCGGATCGGGTGGCGGTGGACATCATGCGCCCCCGGGAGACCGAACGCGGCCTGAAGGTGCCGGTCATCCTGGAGGCCAGCCCCTACTACGCCGGCGGCAACGACGACGTCGCGTTCCACGACGTGGACATCGACGGCGAGGACGCGCGCGCCATGCCCACCACCGCACGCGACAAGCTGAAGATGCTGCGGGAGGCGGGCGTGACGGCCGATGCCGCCGAGCCGTTCGACGGGTACTACGACAACTACTTCGTGCCCCGAGGCTACGCGGTCGCGCTGGTGGAGAGCCTGGGCACCGGCCGGTCCACCGGCTGCCCCACGACCGGCGACCGCAACGAGACGCTCGGCCCGAAGGCGGTCATCGACTGGCTGAACGGCCGCGCCCGCGGGTTCTCTCCCGACGGGACGCCGGTGCGCGCCGACTGGAGCACCGGAAACGTCGGCATGATCGGCGTCTCCTATAACGGCACCCTGCCCAACGCCGTGGCCACCACGGGCGTCAAAGGGCTGAAGACCATCGTGCCGATCGCGGCGATCTCCTCCTGGTACGACTACTACCGCGCCAACGGCGGCGTGCTCGCCCCCGGCGGCTACCAGGGCGAGGACGCCGACGTGCTCGCCCGATACGTGCTCACCCGGGAGAACGGCCGGCAGGTCTGCGGCGACCTGATCGACCGGATCGAGCAGGAGCAGGACCGGACGACCGGCGACTACAGCCCGTTCTGGGACGCGCGCAACTACCTCAACGACGTGCGCAACGTGCGCGCCTCGGTGTTCCTCGTGCACGGCCTCAACGATTGGAACGTCAAGACCAAGCAGGCCGCGCAGTGGTGGCACGCGTTGCAGCGCAACGGCGTCCCGCGCAAGATCTGGCTGTCCCAGGGGGCGCACACCAGCCCGCTCAACGTCCGCCCCGAGGAGTGGATGCGCCAGCTGCACGCCTGGTTCGACCACTGGCTGCACGGCATCCGCAACGGCATCATGCGCGAGCCGCAGGCGGACGTCGAGATCGCCCCGGGCCGGTGGGTGACGCACCGTTCCTGGCCGCCGCCCGGCACCCTGCCGCTCTCGGCGCCGCTGGGCCGCAAAGGCACCGATGCCTTCACCGACCAGCGCACCCGCACCGCGCAGGAGCTGGCCGCCGCCCCCGAGACGCCCGATGACAACCGGCTGGCCTATCTCTCGCCCGTGCTCGAGCACGACGTGCGGATCTCCGGCACCCCCACGATCGAGGTGCGCGCCTCATTCACCGACGGACGCTCGCCGTACCTCACCGCGCTCCTGGTTGACTACGGCACCGACACCAGGACGGACGGGGCGCTCCGCCGGACGGGCGAGGAGTACTGCTACGGAGAGGGCGTGCCCGGTGACACGGGCTGCGTGCCGCGGTACGAGTACGTGACGGCCGAGGCCCCCTTCAAGATCGTCAGCCGGGGGTGGCTGGATGTGCGCAACCGGCACCGCCCGGATCGCACCGATCCGATCACGCCGGGCCGGGCGTATGACTTCCGGTGGGACCTCCAGCCCCAGGACTACGTCTTCAAAGCCGGGCACCGCATCGGGGTCGTGCTGATCTCCACCGACTACGAGTACACGCTGCGCTACCCGCCGGGGACCCGCGTGACGGTCTGGCCCGGCAGGAGCCGCCTCCACCTGCCCGTGACGCCGGACGGCGGACGCGTCCCCCGTCTGACGCTGAGCGCCCCGCCCGCCGACGGCGGATGA
- a CDS encoding BMP family lipoprotein, with translation MLRSRFGKLAINVLAGAMLMTAAACGGGGGDTADAGGDTGGQGSGLKVGLAFDVGGRGDKSFNDSAYAGLERAQKELGAEIKDLSPAGDGSNRGELLRQLADAGFNPIIGVGFAYAEDVEAIAKEYPDIEFAIVDSASSGPNVTGLLFAEEQGSYLAGVAAALKSEAGHIGFVGGVESDLIKKFEAGYVAGAKATKPDIKIDVTYLTPDGDFTGFRAPDKGKTAAEKMYQDGADIVYHAAGDSGLGVFQAAAAAGEGKWAIGVDSDQAQTVAEADLQKIIMTSMLKRVDVAVFEYIKSFQGGAKGGQDITYDLKLDGVGLATTGGHIEDIQSQLDEAKQKIVSGEITVPAKP, from the coding sequence TTGCTCCGCAGCAGATTCGGCAAGCTGGCCATCAACGTACTGGCCGGCGCCATGCTCATGACCGCGGCCGCATGCGGCGGCGGAGGCGGCGACACCGCCGACGCCGGCGGCGACACCGGAGGCCAGGGTTCCGGCCTGAAGGTCGGCCTCGCCTTCGACGTGGGCGGTCGAGGTGACAAGTCGTTCAACGACTCGGCGTACGCCGGTCTGGAACGCGCGCAGAAGGAACTCGGTGCGGAGATCAAGGATCTCAGCCCGGCCGGTGACGGCTCCAACCGCGGCGAACTGCTGCGCCAGCTCGCCGACGCGGGCTTCAATCCGATCATCGGCGTCGGCTTCGCCTACGCCGAGGACGTCGAGGCGATCGCCAAGGAGTACCCCGACATCGAGTTCGCGATCGTGGACTCCGCGTCGAGCGGCCCCAACGTGACCGGCCTGCTCTTCGCCGAGGAGCAGGGGTCCTATCTCGCCGGCGTCGCGGCGGCGCTGAAGTCGGAGGCGGGCCACATCGGCTTCGTCGGCGGTGTGGAGAGCGACCTGATCAAGAAGTTCGAGGCGGGCTACGTCGCCGGTGCCAAGGCCACCAAGCCGGACATCAAGATCGACGTCACCTACCTGACCCCCGACGGTGACTTCACCGGCTTCCGCGCCCCGGACAAGGGCAAGACCGCGGCCGAGAAGATGTACCAGGACGGTGCGGACATCGTCTACCACGCCGCCGGCGACTCGGGTCTGGGCGTCTTCCAGGCCGCCGCGGCGGCGGGCGAGGGCAAGTGGGCCATCGGCGTCGACTCCGACCAGGCGCAGACCGTCGCCGAAGCCGACCTGCAGAAGATCATCATGACGTCGATGCTCAAGCGGGTCGACGTCGCCGTCTTCGAATACATCAAGTCGTTCCAGGGCGGCGCCAAGGGCGGCCAGGACATCACCTACGACCTCAAGCTCGACGGTGTGGGACTGGCCACCACCGGCGGGCACATCGAGGACATCCAGAGCCAGCTCGACGAAGCGAAGCAGAAGATCGTCAGCGGCGAGATCACGGTCCCCGCCAAGCCGTGA
- a CDS encoding ABC transporter ATP-binding protein yields the protein MSSSSDTLAATPPAVELEGITKRFPGVVANHDIRMSVRPGTVHAIVGENGAGKSTLMKILYGMQRPDEGHIRINGREVTFRSPSDAIAVGIGMVHQHFMLADNLTVLENIVLGDEPTRFGRLDFARARARITELAERHGLRVDPDRLVEDLGVGDRQRVEILKVLYRGARILILDEPTAVLVPQEVEELFANLRELKAEGLTVIFISHKLDEVLDIADAITVIRAGTTVATVAPSEVTSRRLAELMVGSELPTPEVRESAVTDRVMLDVRDLTVLGDGGRPVLSDVSLSVRAGEIVGIAGVEGNGQSELIAAIMGLVSPDRGRILLGEEDITSWSTNRRREAGVAYIPEDRHREGLLLEASLWENRVLGHQTRPPVRRGIWIDRAAARRDTERIIKQYGVRTPGVNTLALALSGGNQQKLIFGREMSGDPKVLIAAHPTRGVDVGAQASIWDHLRDARAAGLAVLLISADLDELIGLSDVLKVIYRGRLVASLKCADVTSEELGCYMTGASAEDAR from the coding sequence TTGTCGTCGAGCTCCGACACCCTCGCAGCGACGCCGCCCGCCGTCGAACTCGAGGGCATAACCAAGCGTTTCCCCGGGGTTGTCGCCAACCACGACATCCGGATGAGCGTTCGGCCCGGCACCGTGCACGCGATCGTCGGCGAGAACGGCGCGGGCAAGTCCACCCTGATGAAGATCCTCTACGGCATGCAGCGTCCGGACGAGGGGCACATCAGGATCAACGGACGTGAGGTGACCTTCCGCTCACCCAGCGACGCCATCGCCGTCGGCATCGGCATGGTGCACCAGCACTTCATGCTGGCCGACAACCTCACCGTGCTGGAGAACATCGTGCTGGGTGACGAGCCCACCCGGTTCGGCCGGCTGGACTTCGCCCGGGCGCGCGCCCGCATCACGGAGCTGGCCGAGAGGCACGGCCTGCGGGTGGACCCCGACAGGCTGGTGGAGGACCTCGGCGTCGGCGACCGGCAGCGGGTGGAGATCCTCAAGGTTCTCTACCGCGGTGCGCGCATCCTCATCCTCGACGAGCCCACCGCCGTCCTCGTGCCGCAGGAGGTGGAGGAGCTCTTCGCCAACCTGCGTGAGCTGAAGGCCGAAGGGCTCACCGTCATCTTCATCTCCCACAAGCTGGACGAGGTCCTCGACATCGCCGACGCCATCACCGTGATCCGCGCCGGCACCACCGTGGCCACCGTCGCGCCCAGCGAGGTCACCTCCAGGCGGCTCGCCGAGCTGATGGTCGGCAGCGAGCTGCCCACCCCCGAGGTCCGCGAGTCCGCCGTCACCGACAGGGTGATGCTGGACGTGCGCGACCTCACGGTCCTCGGCGACGGCGGCAGGCCGGTGCTCTCCGACGTGTCGCTGTCCGTGCGCGCCGGCGAGATCGTCGGGATCGCCGGGGTCGAAGGCAACGGCCAGTCCGAACTGATTGCCGCGATCATGGGGCTGGTCTCCCCCGACCGCGGCCGGATCCTCCTCGGCGAGGAGGACATCACCTCCTGGTCCACCAACCGGCGGCGGGAGGCGGGCGTCGCCTACATCCCCGAGGACCGCCACCGCGAGGGCCTGCTGCTGGAGGCGTCGCTGTGGGAGAACCGCGTGCTCGGCCACCAGACCAGGCCGCCGGTCCGCCGCGGCATCTGGATCGACCGGGCCGCCGCCCGCAGGGACACCGAGCGCATCATCAAGCAGTACGGCGTGCGCACACCCGGCGTGAACACGCTGGCGCTGGCGCTGTCCGGAGGCAACCAGCAGAAACTGATCTTCGGCCGGGAGATGAGCGGCGACCCCAAGGTCCTCATCGCCGCCCACCCCACGCGGGGCGTGGACGTGGGCGCCCAGGCGTCCATCTGGGACCATCTGCGGGACGCGCGGGCGGCGGGCCTGGCCGTGCTGCTGATCTCGGCGGATCTCGACGAGTTGATCGGCCTGTCCGACGTCCTCAAGGTCATCTACCGCGGACGGCTGGTGGCCAGCCTGAAGTGCGCGGATGTCACCTCGGAGGAGCTCGGCTGTTACATGACGGGAGCCAGCGCGGAGGACGCCCGGTGA
- a CDS encoding ABC transporter permease, whose translation MRTAATQRLLTVLLGLGGALAAVVLAYAVSSVAILAAGADPLVAFAAMFDFGASETSVVNAVTYILNRATPLFIAGLAVAIGFRMNLFNIGVEGQYRIAAIFAAFVGSQFVLPAPLHITLVIIVGMAAGGLYALIPALLKVYRGVNEVISTIMLNFIATGMAAFLVRGPFAGEREEGQLTTSTPELPESAWFPDLNVLFTMVGLPAPRGAGLFGFLAVAIVVGVLVWVLLEFTRFGFEVKASGLNNTAALASGVNPKRMIISAMVLSGAIAGLIGLPEILGRTHAYGTSFTPQLGFLGIAVALLGRNKPVGIALAALLFGFLDRASGPLQLADIPPSVVAIIQGAIVLMVVIANEITRRIALRWEERRAAAATAPAGQAAEVGA comes from the coding sequence ATGAGGACCGCCGCTACGCAGCGCCTGCTGACCGTCCTGCTCGGCCTGGGCGGCGCCCTCGCCGCGGTCGTGCTGGCCTACGCCGTCTCCAGCGTGGCCATCCTCGCCGCGGGCGCCGACCCGCTGGTGGCCTTCGCGGCGATGTTCGACTTCGGTGCGTCGGAGACCTCCGTGGTCAACGCCGTGACGTACATCCTCAACCGGGCGACGCCGCTGTTCATCGCCGGGCTCGCGGTGGCCATCGGCTTCCGGATGAACCTGTTCAACATCGGCGTCGAGGGGCAGTACCGCATCGCCGCGATCTTCGCGGCCTTCGTGGGGAGCCAGTTCGTCCTCCCCGCACCGTTGCACATCACGCTCGTCATCATCGTGGGGATGGCGGCCGGCGGCCTGTACGCGCTCATCCCCGCGCTGCTCAAGGTCTACCGGGGCGTCAACGAGGTCATCTCCACGATCATGCTGAACTTCATCGCCACCGGCATGGCCGCCTTCCTCGTGCGCGGCCCCTTCGCCGGGGAGCGCGAGGAGGGACAGCTGACCACCTCCACGCCCGAGCTGCCGGAGTCCGCCTGGTTCCCCGACCTGAACGTGCTGTTCACGATGGTGGGACTGCCCGCCCCGCGCGGTGCGGGACTGTTCGGCTTCCTCGCCGTCGCGATCGTCGTGGGCGTGCTGGTGTGGGTGCTGCTCGAGTTCACCCGCTTCGGGTTCGAGGTCAAGGCCAGCGGCCTGAACAACACCGCGGCCCTCGCCTCGGGCGTCAACCCCAAGCGGATGATCATCTCGGCCATGGTGCTCTCCGGCGCGATCGCCGGGCTGATCGGCCTGCCGGAGATCCTCGGCAGGACCCACGCCTACGGCACGAGCTTCACCCCGCAGCTCGGCTTCCTCGGTATCGCGGTCGCCCTGCTCGGCCGGAACAAGCCGGTCGGCATCGCGCTGGCGGCTCTGCTGTTCGGCTTCCTCGACCGCGCCTCCGGACCGCTGCAGCTCGCCGACATCCCGCCCTCCGTCGTCGCCATCATCCAGGGGGCGATTGTGCTCATGGTCGTCATCGCCAACGAGATCACCAGACGGATCGCCTTGCGCTGGGAGGAACGCCGGGCAGCGGCGGCCACCGCTCCGGCCGGGCAGGCCGCGGAGGTGGGAGCATGA
- a CDS encoding ABC transporter permease codes for MSATTAVSTAAEARRVRRYHLALIGVALVILTLSLVRVIAGTPDLTSSGTVAAALGLAVPIGLAGLGGLWAERAGVVNIGLEGMMVLGTWFAGWAGYQWGATAALIAGLIGGALGGLIHAVATVTFGVDHIISGVAINLLGPGVTRFLSEVLYREGTPASQAGAGITTSPTLASNPPRVSLPLLSSGPDWLGSLEAQRWFLLSDVAGILRGLTHQVSVMVILAVAMVPLSYFVLWRTAFGLRLRSCGENPWAAESLGVNVYLMKYIATMISGAFAGLGGVFLVFVTTKYVEGQTGGRGFIGLAAMIFGNWRPGGLAVGASLFGYADGLQLRSSQAVTGLFLFGALLLLVYAGTRIRALLTQDAAGHGGPGRYTAIALSALAAVVFLWLWLTVDDLPNEFVYITPHVLTLLVLSVASQRLRMPKADGVRYRRGEQH; via the coding sequence ATGAGCGCCACCACCGCCGTGTCCACGGCCGCCGAGGCCAGGCGGGTACGCCGCTACCACCTCGCGCTCATCGGCGTCGCGCTGGTGATCCTGACCCTGTCGCTGGTCCGGGTCATCGCGGGAACGCCCGACCTCACCTCCTCGGGTACCGTCGCCGCCGCGCTGGGGCTGGCCGTGCCGATCGGCCTGGCCGGACTCGGCGGCCTGTGGGCCGAGCGGGCCGGCGTGGTGAACATCGGCCTGGAGGGCATGATGGTCCTCGGCACCTGGTTCGCCGGGTGGGCCGGATACCAGTGGGGCGCCACCGCCGCTCTGATCGCGGGTCTGATCGGCGGCGCCCTGGGCGGGCTGATCCACGCCGTCGCCACCGTGACCTTCGGTGTGGACCACATCATCAGCGGCGTGGCCATCAACCTGCTCGGACCGGGCGTGACCCGGTTCCTGTCGGAGGTGCTCTACCGGGAGGGCACACCCGCGTCCCAGGCGGGCGCCGGCATCACCACCTCGCCCACCCTGGCCTCCAACCCGCCGCGGGTCAGCCTGCCGCTGCTGTCGTCCGGACCCGACTGGCTGGGCAGCCTGGAGGCGCAGCGCTGGTTCCTGCTCTCCGACGTGGCGGGCATCCTGCGCGGGCTCACCCACCAGGTGAGCGTGATGGTCATCCTGGCCGTCGCGATGGTCCCGCTGTCGTACTTCGTGCTGTGGCGTACCGCGTTCGGGCTGCGGCTGCGCTCCTGCGGTGAGAATCCGTGGGCCGCGGAGTCGCTGGGCGTGAACGTCTACCTCATGAAGTACATCGCGACGATGATCTCCGGCGCCTTCGCCGGGCTCGGCGGTGTCTTCCTGGTCTTCGTCACCACCAAGTACGTCGAGGGGCAGACCGGCGGGCGCGGTTTCATCGGCCTGGCGGCCATGATCTTCGGTAACTGGCGGCCGGGCGGGCTCGCCGTCGGCGCGTCGCTGTTCGGGTACGCTGACGGCCTGCAGCTGCGCAGCTCCCAGGCGGTCACCGGGCTGTTCCTGTTCGGCGCGCTGCTGCTGCTCGTCTACGCGGGTACCCGGATCCGCGCGCTGCTGACCCAGGACGCCGCCGGCCACGGCGGGCCGGGCCGCTACACCGCCATCGCGCTGTCCGCGCTCGCCGCCGTGGTGTTCCTGTGGCTGTGGCTCACCGTGGACGACCTGCCGAACGAGTTCGTCTACATCACCCCGCACGTGCTCACGCTGCTGGTGCTCTCGGTCGCCTCGCAGCGGCTGCGGATGCCCAAGGCCGACGGCGTCCGCTATCGCAGAGGAGAACAGCATTGA
- a CDS encoding cytidine deaminase, translating to MIDWEALRAAAAEAMAHAYAPYSKFPVGAAALVDDGRIVTGCNVENASYGVGLCAECGLVSALHASGGGRLVAFTCVDGHEELLMPCGRCRQLLYEHGGPDLLVETVDGPKPLSELLPYAFGPHDLSRGA from the coding sequence TTGATCGACTGGGAGGCGCTCCGCGCCGCCGCCGCCGAGGCGATGGCGCACGCCTACGCGCCCTACTCCAAGTTCCCCGTCGGCGCCGCCGCGCTCGTCGACGACGGCCGGATCGTGACGGGATGCAATGTAGAGAACGCCTCCTACGGTGTCGGCCTGTGCGCCGAGTGCGGGCTGGTCTCGGCGCTGCACGCCTCCGGCGGGGGACGGCTGGTCGCCTTCACCTGCGTCGACGGGCATGAGGAGCTGCTGATGCCGTGCGGGCGCTGCCGTCAGCTGCTGTACGAACACGGCGGTCCCGACCTGCTCGTGGAGACCGTGGACGGCCCCAAGCCGCTGTCGGAGCTGCTGCCGTACGCCTTCGGCCCGCACGATCTGAGCCGGGGAGCGTGA